One genomic region from Bacilli bacterium encodes:
- a CDS encoding exodeoxyribonuclease III, whose protein sequence is MKFISWNTNGLRAAINKGFIDFFNKEKADAFCIQETKMQPEQLEIDFPGYYLYMNSADKKGYSGTAIITRKKPLNVIYGIHGEYNDEGRVITAEFDDYFLITSYTPNSQEELRRLPYRMTFEDKLRDYLVELDKIKPVILCGDLNVAHQEIDLKNPKANHFNPGFSDEEREKFSLLLKNGFVDSFRFLYPETVRYSWWSYRFHAREKGIGWRIDYFVVSERIKDKIIDALILDEVEGSDHCPVVLDLAI, encoded by the coding sequence ATGAAATTTATTTCTTGGAACACTAACGGTTTACGGGCGGCGATAAACAAAGGCTTTATTGATTTCTTTAATAAAGAGAAGGCGGATGCCTTTTGCATTCAAGAAACGAAGATGCAGCCCGAGCAATTAGAAATAGACTTTCCCGGTTATTATCTATACATGAATTCGGCAGACAAAAAAGGCTATTCTGGGACGGCGATAATAACAAGGAAAAAGCCATTGAATGTCATCTATGGAATACATGGTGAATATAATGATGAGGGCCGAGTTATTACTGCCGAATTTGACGATTATTTTCTTATAACCTCCTATACCCCCAATTCACAAGAGGAGTTAAGGCGACTGCCATATCGGATGACTTTTGAAGATAAACTGCGTGATTATTTAGTTGAACTGGATAAAATTAAACCGGTTATTCTCTGTGGCGATTTAAATGTCGCTCACCAAGAAATAGATTTAAAGAATCCTAAGGCCAATCACTTTAACCCCGGATTCAGTGATGAAGAAAGAGAAAAATTTTCACTCCTTTTAAAAAATGGTTTTGTCGATTCTTTCCGATTCTTATACCCGGAGACCGTTCGCTATTCGTGGTGGTCTTATCGGTTTCATGCGCGGGAAAAAGGGATCGGTTGGCGGATTGATTACTTTGTCGTTTCAGAAAGAATCAAAGATAAGATTATTGATGCGCTTATTCTTGACGAAGTTGAAGGATCGGATCATTGTCCGGTCGTTCTTGACCTTGCCATCTAG
- a CDS encoding metal-dependent transcriptional regulator, which translates to MNSKKSREDYLERILMLQEEHGSVRSVDIANAMNFSKASVSIALKKMREENLVNFADDGTVHLTTSGFLTATTIYERHKIISASLMALGVDEKTALEDACLIEHDLSPATFEVLKEHYLKYRDKLTK; encoded by the coding sequence ATGAATTCCAAAAAATCGCGTGAAGACTATCTTGAACGGATTTTAATGCTTCAAGAAGAGCATGGGAGTGTCCGTTCGGTCGATATCGCTAATGCGATGAATTTTTCTAAGGCTAGTGTAAGCATTGCGCTAAAGAAAATGCGTGAAGAAAACTTAGTTAATTTTGCCGATGATGGCACCGTCCATTTGACTACCTCAGGTTTTTTAACCGCTACTACAATTTATGAGCGCCATAAAATTATATCTGCCTCGCTTATGGCACTAGGGGTTGATGAAAAAACCGCATTAGAAGATGCTTGTCTTATTGAGCATGATTTAAGTCCCGCAACCTTTGAAGTTTTAAAAGAACATTATCTAAAGTATCGCGATAAATTGACTAAATAA
- a CDS encoding ATP-binding protein, translated as MILEMRFDNYKMFKSENVLSFSADTRIKKLGSNYFSLLNRNVLKSIGLYGQNNIGKSNVLHLTKLIKDLMLGVENISFNRNIFGDSARSDISITFKTSADINWMKYSFTYDSFKHEIIKEALDEVVFYETGNFSIKNVYSRDREKEILVILGIDKSDLLKLLPSKKPFLYCVSLDNDVFASLKPYLKSFKSFADSLEIIQLFNIPIEKTIDVLKGKDENKKKFIVDFIKHADLSIQDFHYNEKAIFKGKNNEIIDEEVLKKIDIIDQFRLFTKYDGAEVPSIIFDSTGTKKIEAIASYIYETIINGKTLIIDELDNGLHFKLSRAILATFNSFANTKGQLLFTAHDIELISCKHMMRKDQIYFSFRNDDLTSKLFCLKDAPVAEGGPRTAEDLLRHYNRSEFGYVPSPNFVKYLSSLNKE; from the coding sequence ATGATTTTGGAAATGAGATTTGATAACTATAAAATGTTTAAAAGCGAAAATGTATTATCGTTCTCGGCAGATACTAGAATAAAAAAATTAGGGTCAAATTACTTTAGTTTACTAAATCGCAATGTTTTAAAATCTATTGGCTTGTATGGACAAAATAATATTGGAAAATCAAATGTCTTGCATTTGACGAAGCTTATAAAGGACTTAATGCTTGGAGTTGAAAATATTTCTTTTAATAGGAATATTTTTGGGGATTCCGCAAGGAGTGATATTTCCATCACATTCAAAACAAGCGCTGATATAAACTGGATGAAGTACTCTTTTACCTATGATAGTTTTAAGCATGAAATCATTAAGGAAGCATTAGATGAAGTCGTGTTTTATGAAACGGGTAATTTTTCAATTAAGAACGTTTATTCAAGAGATAGAGAAAAAGAAATACTGGTCATTTTAGGAATTGATAAGTCTGATTTATTGAAATTATTACCTTCAAAAAAACCATTCTTGTACTGCGTATCATTGGATAACGATGTTTTTGCATCACTTAAACCTTATTTGAAGTCTTTTAAATCATTTGCCGATTCATTGGAAATTATCCAATTGTTTAATATTCCAATTGAAAAAACTATCGATGTTTTGAAGGGAAAAGATGAAAATAAAAAGAAGTTCATTGTAGATTTTATAAAGCACGCTGATTTATCAATTCAAGATTTTCATTATAATGAAAAAGCAATTTTTAAAGGTAAAAATAACGAAATTATAGATGAAGAAGTGTTGAAAAAAATAGATATAATTGATCAGTTTAGACTTTTTACGAAATATGATGGAGCCGAAGTTCCTTCAATAATATTTGACTCAACTGGGACTAAGAAAATTGAAGCCATTGCATCTTATATTTATGAAACGATTATCAACGGGAAAACGCTGATTATTGATGAATTAGATAATGGCTTACATTTCAAACTATCAAGAGCTATTTTAGCCACATTTAATAGCTTTGCCAACACAAAAGGACAACTACTATTCACTGCTCATGATATTGAATTGATTTCTTGCAAGCATATGATGCGTAAAGATCAAATTTATTTTTCTTTTAGAAATGATGACTTAACGAGCAAGTTGTTTTGCTTGAAAGATGCGCCTGTTGCGGAAGGTGGGCCTAGAACTGCCGAAGATTTGCTTAGGCATTATAATCGATCGGAATTTGGCTATGTTCCATCTCCGAATTTTGTTAAATATCTGTCATCACTTAATAAAGAGTGA
- a CDS encoding Gfo/Idh/MocA family oxidoreductase — translation MKNFAVVGTNFISDAFMDEIALYSDYKVIGILGSSPEKARLFANRYQIKKVYTSIEEIAFDRAVDAVYIASPNQNHYPMARTLINAHKAVLLEKPFTITLEEANDLVGLAAMNNTLIMENMRVYYDPAFFVIREQIKRIGKIKNFTLRMEKQSSRYSKYLHHEYISTFDPKKGNAAILDLGVYLIAATIELFSNPINITGQSFFLENGMEKNGFMTVKYEDYMGTLFYSKVADNFQSSVIEGEKGTIYITDIANPTQVTVVLNEKKAEMVFSRPQINYMNYTLPTFLKALERSEFSSSLVEKTSFCMGVVDFLIKHNGIKFN, via the coding sequence ATGAAAAATTTTGCGGTAGTTGGAACCAATTTCATATCGGACGCTTTTATGGATGAAATCGCCCTTTATTCTGACTATAAGGTTATCGGCATATTAGGCAGCAGTCCGGAAAAAGCCCGCCTTTTTGCAAACCGCTATCAAATAAAGAAAGTCTACACTTCCATTGAAGAAATAGCTTTTGACCGGGCTGTCGATGCTGTTTATATCGCTTCTCCAAATCAAAATCATTATCCGATGGCTAGGACTTTAATTAACGCCCATAAGGCGGTTTTACTTGAAAAACCTTTCACAATTACTTTGGAAGAGGCTAATGATTTGGTCGGTTTAGCGGCAATGAATAATACCCTTATTATGGAGAATATGCGCGTCTATTATGACCCCGCTTTTTTCGTTATTCGTGAGCAAATTAAACGCATTGGAAAAATTAAAAATTTCACTTTGCGGATGGAAAAACAGTCCTCACGCTACAGTAAATATCTTCATCATGAATACATTTCTACCTTTGATCCCAAGAAAGGCAACGCTGCTATCCTAGATTTAGGGGTTTATTTGATCGCCGCGACCATAGAACTATTCTCTAATCCAATCAATATAACCGGCCAGTCATTTTTTCTTGAAAACGGAATGGAAAAAAATGGTTTTATGACGGTAAAATATGAAGATTATATGGGAACCCTTTTTTACTCAAAAGTTGCCGATAATTTTCAATCTTCCGTCATTGAAGGAGAGAAGGGAACAATATATATTACGGATATTGCCAATCCCACCCAAGTAACGGTCGTTTTAAATGAAAAAAAAGCGGAGATGGTTTTCTCCCGTCCGCAAATAAATTATATGAACTATACACTGCCGACTTTTTTAAAGGCTCTGGAACGCAGTGAATTCTCCAGTTCCCTTGTTGAAAAAACCTCTTTTTGCATGGGGGTTGTCGATTTTTTAATCAAACACAACGGAATCAAATTTAACTAA
- a CDS encoding YegP family protein: MCFFWRKKKKQKALAQKQAEAEKTNALKEEKVVTTKKEEPVVETAKPKEKVAVEKKKPVLVAPGKKTAEQKVEAGEAKEPTPVKNDKANERYSGKYEIFPEAGLFKYRLKASNGEILLVSGGYTSRSGAEAGIETLKKNISLGKGVIVKDKNGFAQFRIYTTNGARVILAGEFYDREASAEKALASTEKFASTDKIIQLDDIPTAEVREEIVESQPVETNGNGKIEIKLIEDKKYQAVLKASNGEVLFVTDIYASKATVLKGIEAIKNGIVEKGVFRINRDKQNRYQFKLYSSINQVLVVGETYSSKEAALSAVESVRRFIKDAKVIDA, encoded by the coding sequence ATGTGCTTTTTTTGGCGAAAAAAGAAAAAACAAAAAGCTTTAGCTCAGAAGCAGGCGGAAGCGGAAAAAACCAATGCTTTAAAAGAAGAAAAGGTTGTGACTACGAAAAAGGAAGAGCCGGTTGTTGAAACGGCTAAGCCGAAGGAAAAGGTTGCGGTCGAAAAGAAAAAACCGGTTTTAGTGGCGCCAGGCAAGAAGACAGCTGAACAAAAAGTAGAAGCGGGCGAAGCAAAGGAACCAACTCCTGTTAAAAATGACAAGGCAAACGAGCGGTATAGCGGTAAATATGAAATCTTTCCCGAGGCTGGTCTATTTAAGTATCGACTAAAAGCATCTAACGGAGAGATTCTTTTGGTAAGCGGCGGCTATACCAGCCGTAGTGGTGCCGAGGCAGGAATCGAGACTCTAAAAAAGAATATATCCTTAGGCAAAGGGGTTATTGTTAAGGATAAGAATGGATTTGCTCAGTTTAGAATATATACCACCAACGGAGCCCGGGTTATTTTAGCCGGCGAGTTTTATGACAGGGAAGCCAGCGCCGAAAAAGCTTTGGCTTCTACAGAGAAATTTGCTTCAACCGATAAGATAATTCAATTGGATGATATTCCGACCGCAGAGGTGAGAGAAGAGATTGTCGAGAGTCAACCGGTTGAAACAAATGGTAATGGTAAGATCGAAATAAAATTGATTGAAGATAAAAAATATCAGGCCGTTTTAAAAGCTTCTAATGGGGAAGTGTTGTTTGTCACCGATATTTATGCTAGCAAAGCGACCGTTCTTAAGGGAATTGAAGCCATTAAAAATGGCATAGTTGAAAAAGGCGTTTTTCGGATTAATCGCGATAAGCAAAATCGGTATCAATTCAAGCTCTATTCTTCAATCAATCAAGTGTTGGTTGTGGGTGAAACCTACAGCAGCAAAGAAGCCGCGCTTTCGGCAGTTGAATCCGTCAGACGTTTTATTAAAGATGCCAAAGTAATCGATGCATAG
- a CDS encoding FeoA family protein: MPLVIAPLNQKLKVFKILAEGKIKKHLESLGITINSEIVILSRSGKSVICQIKEGRLGIDEGIATRILVNQEA, encoded by the coding sequence ATGCCGTTGGTTATCGCTCCGCTTAATCAAAAACTGAAAGTGTTCAAGATTTTGGCGGAAGGAAAAATAAAGAAACATCTTGAAAGTCTTGGCATTACGATCAACTCAGAAATCGTAATTTTAAGCCGTTCAGGAAAAAGTGTTATCTGTCAGATTAAAGAAGGCCGTTTGGGCATTGACGAAGGCATAGCAACGCGCATTTTGGTTAATCAGGAGGCATAA
- a CDS encoding MBL fold metallo-hydrolase yields MDKVIVLNISFNNGNNAIYPTLLADDHNLVLVDCGYVGFFPLIVKALRSQGYDGADLTHILITHHDHDHMGCLSDFKKKYPRIKVVASEIEAPYISGKKKSLRLEQAEKLQSKLNGIQRTDGIHFINILRSVEPVSVDIMVRDGDVLPWVGGVKVIATPGHMPGHISLLLEKFNVVVAGDAMVIEDNRLEVANPVYTLDAVTAKKSFDRILRLSPSKIICYHGGPMEINNS; encoded by the coding sequence ATGGACAAAGTAATCGTTTTAAACATTAGTTTTAATAATGGTAATAATGCCATCTATCCTACGCTTTTAGCTGATGACCATAATTTGGTTCTTGTTGACTGCGGCTATGTCGGATTCTTTCCCCTTATTGTAAAGGCCCTTCGTTCACAGGGTTATGACGGCGCCGATTTGACGCATATCTTAATAACCCATCATGACCACGATCATATGGGGTGCCTCTCCGATTTCAAGAAAAAATACCCGCGAATTAAAGTGGTAGCAAGCGAAATTGAAGCACCATATATATCCGGGAAAAAGAAGTCGCTACGCCTTGAGCAAGCGGAAAAACTGCAGTCAAAACTGAATGGCATTCAAAGGACTGATGGTATTCATTTCATTAATATACTTCGTAGCGTTGAGCCGGTTTCGGTCGATATTATGGTGCGTGATGGTGATGTTTTGCCTTGGGTTGGCGGGGTGAAGGTTATAGCCACTCCGGGCCATATGCCGGGTCATATATCGCTTCTTTTAGAAAAATTTAATGTAGTTGTAGCCGGAGATGCGATGGTTATTGAAGACAATCGTCTTGAAGTTGCCAATCCCGTCTATACGCTAGATGCAGTGACGGCCAAAAAATCATTTGATCGCATATTGCGTTTAAGTCCAAGCAAAATTATCTGTTATCATGGCGGGCCGATGGAAATCAATAACAGTTGA
- a CDS encoding ferrous iron transport protein A: MTTLVQLDKMKIGSSGLIKKVEGEGKIRRRLFDMGVTPGAVVLIKKQAPLGDPIEITLRGYELSLRKTEARNVFVEIEESL, translated from the coding sequence ATGACCACATTAGTGCAATTAGACAAAATGAAGATTGGTTCAAGCGGACTAATCAAAAAAGTAGAAGGTGAAGGAAAAATTCGGCGGAGACTATTCGACATGGGGGTTACTCCGGGGGCGGTTGTCTTAATAAAAAAGCAAGCTCCTTTAGGCGATCCGATTGAAATAACGCTTCGCGGATATGAATTGTCTTTACGGAAAACCGAGGCTAGAAACGTTTTTGTGGAAATTGAGGAGTCATTATGA
- the feoB gene encoding ferrous iron transport protein B yields MKHFALAGNPNSGKTTLFNLLTGSTAHVGNWPGVTVDKREGTYRKGIEPILIVDLPGIYSLSPYTPEEVISRNYILNDKPDCIINIVDATNLERNLYLSTQLMEIDIPLVIALNMIDVVNKRGEKIDVKELSVKLGVPVVPISALREDNIEHLMKVAYETSLSKRRATTILENNSLRHLVSDCEIAFRGLNVPNALFHAIKLAELDELETKDHPNLVSMVEEYKNGFKDDVFGNDFEAVIADARYKYISHHFAKVKTYSQNSKSKKGTPSDRADRILTNKWLGIPIFIFILFLIFHLTFAEDLFYLNAMHLLGPNGLISFPGTIFEGLFANGGINSPGVILFNFLDSVTAWLSEIAGTALAGSPAWVSGFLVDGVLGGLFAVLSFLPQILFLFLFFSILEDSGYMARVAFILDRIFRKFGLSGRAFMPMIMGFGCSVPAMINTRTLADDNERTATIRVIPFFSCGAKLPILTAISGGIVQMFGIGNAEFITLGMYLLGMVSAIVAIILMRNTTMRGEVPPFIMELPAYHVPQLKSLMVHLWDKTKHFVKKAFTIILASTILIWFISHFSFSFQFLSDEEMGTSILANFGKFLAPIFTPMGFGSQLGEFGWVFVVGAITGLIAKENVIATFGTLAASLVAGFAGDEEGIQAVMVMAQATNITVPGLLAFVAFNMTTVPCFAAVATAKAELPKGKFISTIAFWLIASFVVGSMVYLIGTWWWTSFIFLAVFLAAIIIIHFVNRARDQKIFKEGI; encoded by the coding sequence ATGAAACATTTTGCGTTGGCGGGGAATCCTAATTCAGGCAAGACCACATTATTTAATCTTTTAACGGGATCGACAGCACATGTTGGCAATTGGCCGGGAGTTACGGTTGATAAGCGCGAAGGAACCTACCGTAAGGGGATAGAACCGATTTTAATCGTTGACCTTCCCGGCATCTATTCGCTTTCACCTTATACTCCAGAGGAAGTCATTTCTCGAAACTATATTCTTAATGATAAGCCGGACTGTATTATCAATATTGTCGATGCCACGAACTTGGAGCGCAATTTATATCTTTCCACGCAATTGATGGAAATTGACATTCCGTTAGTAATCGCACTTAATATGATTGACGTGGTTAATAAACGGGGAGAAAAAATTGATGTTAAGGAATTGTCGGTAAAACTTGGAGTTCCAGTTGTTCCAATCAGTGCTCTACGCGAGGACAACATTGAACATCTAATGAAGGTGGCTTATGAGACTTCTTTGTCAAAAAGAAGAGCGACAACCATTCTTGAAAACAATTCGTTAAGGCATCTTGTTAGTGATTGTGAAATTGCATTTCGCGGTCTGAACGTTCCCAATGCCCTATTTCATGCAATTAAACTAGCGGAACTAGATGAGCTAGAAACCAAGGATCATCCCAACCTTGTTTCAATGGTTGAGGAATACAAAAATGGATTTAAGGATGATGTTTTCGGTAATGACTTTGAAGCGGTAATTGCCGATGCACGTTATAAATATATTTCTCATCATTTTGCAAAGGTAAAGACCTACAGTCAAAATAGCAAAAGCAAAAAGGGAACTCCGTCTGATCGCGCTGATCGAATACTGACAAATAAATGGCTAGGAATACCCATTTTCATATTTATCCTTTTTCTTATATTTCATTTAACCTTCGCGGAAGATCTTTTTTATCTCAACGCAATGCACTTATTGGGTCCAAACGGATTAATATCCTTCCCGGGGACGATATTTGAAGGTTTGTTTGCCAATGGAGGAATAAACTCGCCCGGAGTTATACTTTTCAATTTTCTCGATAGCGTGACGGCGTGGCTTTCAGAAATAGCAGGAACGGCTCTAGCCGGTTCTCCCGCCTGGGTCAGTGGCTTCTTAGTCGACGGAGTTCTTGGAGGACTGTTCGCCGTTTTATCGTTTTTGCCACAGATTCTATTTTTATTTCTTTTCTTCTCCATTTTAGAAGACAGCGGATATATGGCTCGAGTCGCTTTTATTCTTGACCGTATATTCCGTAAATTCGGTCTGTCTGGTCGTGCTTTTATGCCAATGATTATGGGCTTTGGCTGTTCGGTACCAGCCATGATAAACACTCGTACCTTAGCAGATGATAACGAAAGAACCGCAACGATTAGAGTTATTCCCTTCTTCAGTTGTGGAGCTAAACTCCCGATTTTAACCGCGATAAGCGGAGGAATTGTGCAAATGTTTGGTATCGGCAATGCGGAGTTCATAACTCTGGGCATGTATCTTTTAGGAATGGTAAGTGCGATTGTAGCAATCATACTTATGCGCAATACGACGATGCGAGGGGAAGTACCACCGTTTATTATGGAACTTCCCGCCTATCACGTTCCTCAACTAAAATCACTTATGGTTCACCTATGGGATAAAACCAAGCATTTTGTAAAAAAGGCATTTACCATTATCCTTGCTTCGACGATTCTTATTTGGTTTATTTCGCATTTTTCATTTAGTTTTCAATTTCTAAGTGATGAGGAAATGGGGACTTCAATTCTCGCCAATTTTGGAAAATTCCTGGCGCCGATTTTTACCCCGATGGGTTTTGGCTCCCAGTTAGGGGAATTCGGATGGGTTTTTGTTGTCGGAGCAATTACTGGATTAATTGCTAAAGAAAATGTCATTGCCACTTTTGGAACTTTGGCCGCCAGTCTTGTCGCGGGCTTTGCCGGCGATGAAGAGGGAATTCAAGCGGTAATGGTTATGGCTCAGGCAACCAATATTACGGTTCCGGGGCTATTAGCGTTTGTGGCCTTTAATATGACAACCGTTCCCTGTTTTGCGGCAGTGGCTACCGCCAAAGCCGAATTGCCGAAAGGAAAATTTATATCGACAATTGCTTTCTGGCTTATTGCCTCCTTTGTCGTTGGAAGTATGGTATATCTCATCGGCACTTGGTGGTGGACATCATTTATTTTTCTGGCAGTTTTTCTTGCCGCCATTATCATAATTCACTTTGTCAATCGCGCTCGTGACCAAAAAATATTTAAGGAAGGAATTTGA
- a CDS encoding GNAT family N-acetyltransferase — protein MIEQYFVRPAELSDLAVIMEIESLSFNANTQESSDVFKKRIMYFAEGFYIFLYQAQVIGFLTSEIWSKLPTQEDNNLAINHSIEDVLNKKGSVLYISSFELHPQFRNKGLGTYFFDCYLKDIKRKFHQLNKAVLIVNENWLQAISIYRKQDFKLAFDIKKFFIEENGNKSAGLVLIRNFN, from the coding sequence ATGATTGAGCAATATTTTGTCCGGCCGGCAGAGCTAAGCGACTTAGCGGTAATCATGGAAATTGAAAGCCTCTCTTTTAATGCCAATACTCAAGAGAGCAGCGATGTTTTTAAAAAGCGAATAATGTATTTTGCGGAAGGATTTTACATCTTTCTATATCAAGCGCAAGTGATCGGATTTTTAACTTCGGAAATCTGGTCAAAATTACCGACGCAAGAAGACAATAATTTGGCAATTAACCATTCAATAGAGGATGTTCTGAATAAAAAGGGATCGGTTCTTTACATTTCTTCATTTGAATTACATCCTCAATTCCGAAATAAGGGACTAGGAACCTATTTTTTTGATTGCTATTTAAAAGATATTAAAAGGAAATTTCATCAATTAAATAAGGCGGTGCTTATTGTTAATGAAAATTGGCTTCAGGCCATCAGTATCTATCGCAAACAAGATTTTAAGTTGGCATTTGATATAAAAAAGTTCTTTATTGAAGAGAACGGAAATAAAAGCGCAGGACTGGTCTTAATTAGAAATTTCAATTAG